In Drosophila miranda strain MSH22 chromosome Y unlocalized genomic scaffold, D.miranda_PacBio2.1 Contig_Y3_pilon, whole genome shotgun sequence, a single window of DNA contains:
- the LOC117194639 gene encoding proteoglycan 4-like, with product MGDTQSRRQAYQVEREEQRASRSRSPELQLLASPLVSTAGSMGPTVSPVVSPGYTEAESDLELREEPRTSSSKEPRTSKREGPRTSKREEPHTGKREEHRTSRREESRTGKREEPRTSRREEPRTSRHEEPRADKREKPHPSKREERPEGGRRGRTETRKEEPSERASKRASTRSTRTAKEEESSARTRGRSTARRGDQRPTDPQVEEPQPTPAETAVKEPQTTPTETAVKEPQATQADIAEDNAAAEARRLAEWHRRFALAAAAEERRQRRVWEDALTLAKRLKATQEAEKAAQEAEAERHERDVAHQWRKNCGKTGPEI from the exons ATGGGTGATACACAAAGTCGGCGGCAGGCGTACCAGGTCGAGCGCGAGGAGCAAAGGGCGAGTAGGAGTAGGTCCCCGGAGCTACAGTTGTTGGCCTCACCGCTAGTGTCAACCGCGGGATCCATGGGACCGACGGTGTCCCCCGTGGTATCGCCGGGGTACACCGAGGCGGAAAGTGACCTAGAATTG cgcgaggagccccggacCAGCAGTAGCAAGGAGCCCCGCACCAGCAAGCGCGAGGGGCCCCGCAccagcaagcgcgaggagccccacaccggcaagcgcgaggagcaccGGACCAGCAGACGCGAGGAGTCCCGCACcggcaagcgcgaggagccccggaccagcaggcgcgaggagccccggacCAGCAGGCACGAAGAGCCCCGCGCCGACAAGCGCGAGAAGCCCCACCccagcaagcgcgaggagcggCCTGAGGGAGGAAGGAGGGGGCGCACGGAGACGCGGAAGGAGGAGCCCAGTGAGCGGGCCTCGAAGCGGGCGTCCACGCGTTCGACGCGTACGGCCAAGGAAGAGGAGTCGTCGGCACGCACAAGGGGGAGGTCGACGGCGCGGCGAGGGGATCAGCGGCCGACAGACCCACAGGTCGAGGAGCCGCAGCCAACGCCGGCCGAAACCGCGGTCAAAGAGCCGCAGACAACGCCGACCGAGACCGCGGTCAAAGAGCCGCAGGCAACGCAGGCCGACATCGCGGAAGATAACGCGGCCGCTGAGGCACGACGCCTCGCGGAATGGCACCGGCGGTTCGCGCTGGCCGCGGCGGCGGAGGAGCGGAGGCAACGGCGTGTATGGGAGGACGCCTTGACGCTGGCAAAGAGGCTGAAGGCCACGCAGGAGGCTGAAAAGGCGGCGCAAGAAGCGGAGGCGGAGCGCCACGAGCGAGACGTCGCGCACCAATGGCG GAAAAACTGCGGCAAAACTGGCCCCGAAATATGA
- the LOC117194415 gene encoding transient receptor potential cation channel protein painless-like → IQLLLEYGASPNLVDQGEFTPLHHVLKNRKIEAGTKLELIRLFLKQPQLDIDSYRNGQVRQMLRDQYPELPLPELREAGAEIDCERLLRTLRDGDENQFEQQFAEYHQNVSGNADNQCNANQEEYQSLLAESIKRGKQRAFEAILETGININPSKLSDISPVELAVIWGNHRALEKLLKHPQLRLTSHSKLLNAVISRLGEQPLDDFCDHQRCFQLLLESDRVDINEADKAGLVPLSYAVKYRNTKVAQELLRQGAYIGARSAFGDLPIQEMDPKVLEEHFDSCITTNGEKPGDQSFEIIINYKNLMRRQREPGQSDKRSIGHPHQLEDEMTPIAYIADSKELRYLLQHPLISSFLFLKWHRLSVIFYLNFLLYSLFTASIITHTLLKFHESDHTGLTALFGLFSCIGIVYLMIREVIQLAMSPLLYFRSITNLMEVALIVLSILTCMEASYDKETQRILAVFIILLVSVEFCLLVGSLPVLSISTHMLMLRAVSSSFIKSFALYSIFVLTFSLCFYILFGKPQVDSSSPKDSTPEPAKEGEDDGHFNTFSVPIEALIKTIVMLTGEFDAGDIKFDSVYTYLIFLLFVFFMTIVLFNLLNGLAVSDTQAIKAQAELNGAIVRTNMLTRYEQVL, encoded by the exons attcagctgctgctcgagtacggagcctctccgaatttggtggatcagggcgagttcacgcccctccaccatgtgctgaagaatagaaagattgaggcaggcactaagctggagctgatccgacttttcctgaaacaaccacagttggacattgacagctatcggaacgggcaggtacgccagatgctgagggatcagtatccggaactgccgttgccggagctgcgcgaggccggagcagagatcgactgcgagcgactcctccgcacgctgcgggacggagacgagaaccagttcgagcaacagttcgcggagtaccaccagaacgtcagcggaaacgcagacaaccaatgcaatgccaaccaggaggagtatcagtccctgctggcagagagtatcaagcggggcaagcagcgagcctttgaggccatcctcgagacgggcatcaacattaatccttcaaaattgagcgacatcagccccgtggagttggccgtaatctggggcaaccacagggcgttagagaagctgttgaagcatccgcagctgaggctgacatcgcattccaaactgctgaacgcggttatcagtcgcctgggtgagcagccgctggacgacttctgtgaccaccagcgctgcttccagctgctgctcgagagcgatcgtgtggacatcaatgaggcggacaaggctggcctggtgccactctcctatgcggtcaagtatcgcaacacaaaggtggcacaggagcttctacggcagggagcgtacatcggggcgagaagcgcgttcggagatcttcccatacaggagatggacccgaaagtgctggaggagcacttcgattcctgcatcaccaccaacggggagaagcccggtgaccagagtttcgagatcatcatcaactacaagaatctgatgagacgccagcgagagcccggccagtcggacaagcggagcattggccatccccaccaattggaggacgagatgactccaatcgcatacatcgccgattccaaggagctgcgttacctgctgcagcacccgctaatctcgagtttcctcttcctcaagtggcaccgcctctcggtgatcttctatctgaactttctactttactctctcttcactgcctccattatcacgcatacgctccttaagttccacgaaagcgaccacacgggcctgactgccctcttcggcctgttctcttgtatagggattgtgtatctcatgatccgagaggtcatacagcttgccatgtcgccgctgctgtacttcaggtccatcacgaacctgatggaggtggctctcattgtcttgtcgatcctaacctgcatggaagccagctacgacaaggagacgcagcgcatactggccgtcttcatcattctgctggtgtccgtggagttctgcctgctggttggctccctgccagtactctcaatttcgacgcacatgctcatgctgcgcgccgtctccagcagcttcatcaagagctttgctctctactcgatctttgtgcttacgtttagtctgtgcttctacatactgtttggcaagccccaggtggattcctcctctccgaaggacagcacgccagagccagcaaaggagggagaagatgatggtcacttcaacacattctccgtgcccatcgaggcgctcatcaagacgattgtgatgctcacgggagaatttgatgccggtgacataaagtttgacagcgtctacacttacctgatcttcctgctctttgtgttcttcatgaccattgtgctgttcaatctcctgaatggtctggctgtcagcgatactcag gccatcaaggcccaggcggaactgaacggcgccattgtccgcaccaatatgctgacccgctacgagcaagttctc